The genomic region TTCTGGTAAAAACCGCCCAGCCAGTTTGCCTGCGGCGTGTATTCCTCCAGCCACGTGTAGGGCGAGGTGAGAATGAGTTGACCGCCCGGTTTCACCAGCGCGGGCAACTGGCGCAGCAAACGCAGCGGCTCCGGCAGGCGGTCGATCAAGTTGGCCGCGTGAACGACATCAAACTCGCCCAGCCCCGGTCGCAGATGCATCGCATCGCCGGTTTCAAACTGCACCCGGTGACGCTTTATTTCCGATGGCAGAAAATTCCGCAGCGCCGTTGCGAGATGACCTTCCTCGCAGCGGTTGAACTCCGCGAAACCCGATTCCTTCACCGCCCGGGCTGCGGCGATGAAGCGTTGCGAGAAATCGACTCCGATCACTTCCTCACAATGCCGCGCCAGCTCGAAGCTTGACCGTCCCACAGCGCACCCCAAGTCGAGTGCGCGCGCCGGTTTCGAGAGCAGATCGGGCTGCAAGGTCTGTGACACGGAACGCACGGCGAAGTCGGCCGAAAACGCCATTTCCGGCACTCCGGGCGGAATCACCTGCTCCGGCGACGCGTAGTGAAAAAGGAGATATTCCGCCAGCAGTTTGTCCGTTTCGTAGGGGTTCATGGGAGTGCCATTGTGATCAGCCCAAGACGATTCGCCAAAGCAAAACGCCCGGCAGATTTCTCCGACGGGCGTTTGCAGATAAGAATGGAAGTCCGCTCTATTTTTTCTTCGCAGCGCGCTTTTCCTCGATGGCGGCCTGGGCTGCAGCGAGGCGGGCGACGGGCACGCGATAGGGCGAGCAACTGACGTAGTTGAGGCCGACGCGGTGGAAAAATTTGACACTTTCCGGATCGCCGCCGTGTTCGCCGCAGATGCCGAGCTTGATGTCTGGACGCGTGCTGCGTCCTTTTTCGATGGCGATTTTGACGAGTTCGCCGACGCCCGTTTGGTCGAGGCTGGCGAAGGGGTTGTTCTTGAAGACCTCGTTCTCGACATACGGCTGGAGGAAGTTCCCCATGTCGTCGCGGCTGATGCCGAGCGCAGTCTGGGTCAAATCATTCGTGCCGAAGCTGAAGAACTGGGCCGAAGTCGCGATTTCGTCAGCCGTGAGCGCGCCGCGTGGGACTTCGATCATGGTGCCGACTTGATAGCTGAGTTTACACTTTTTCTCCTTCTGTACCTCGGCAGCAACGCGATGAACGATCTCGGCCTGGAGGTCGAATTCTTTCTTGAACCCGACGAGCGGAATCATGACCTCGGGTTTGACTTTGATCCCTTTCTTCTGAACCTCGGCTGCGGCCTCAAAAATGGCGCGGGCCTGGGTTTCCGTGATCTCGGGATAAGCGATGCCGAGACGGCAGCCGCGGTGTCCGAGCATGGGGTTGAACTCGTGCAGCGAGGCGACGCGGGAGGCGACTTTCTCGGGGGTGATGCCGAGTTTTTCAGCCAGCGCGGCCTGTGCCTGGTGGTCGTGCGGAACGAACTCATGGAGCGGCGGATCGAGCAGGCGAATGGTGGCCGGTAAGCCCTTGAGCGCCTTGAAGATGCCGATGAAATCCTCGCGCTGATAGGGGAGGATTTTTGCGAGCGCCGTGCGACGGCCCTCGACGTTTTCGGCGAGAATCATTTCGCGAACGGCGTCGATGCGGTCGCCCTCAAAGAACATGTGCTCGGTGCGGGTGAGTCCGACGCCAGTCGCGCCAAACGCCATGGCGATCTGGGCCTGATCGGGCGTGTCGGCGTTGGTGCGGACAGCCAGACGGGTCGCCTGCGAGGTCCACTTCATGAGCTGCTGGAAGTTGCGGAATTTCTCGGTCTTCTGGGCGTTTTTGTTGCCGCTGACCGTGCCAGTGATGATCTCGCTCGGCGAGGTGACGATTTCGCCCGCGTAAACGGTGCCCGCAGTGCCATCGATCGAGAGGAAATCCCCCTCGCTGAAAGTCTGGCCGGAGGCGATGACGGTCTTCGCGTCGTAGTCGATCTGCAAGGCCGATGCGCCGCAGATGCAAACCTTGCCCATCTGACGGGCGACGAGCGCGGCGTGCGAACTGACGCCGCCCTTGGCTGTGAGAATGCCCTCAGCGGCGATCATGCCGCGCAGATCCTCGGGCGAGGTTTCGTTGCGAACGAGGAGCACTTTTTCACCACGCTCGGCAGCGGCGGCGGCACGGTCGGCGTTGAGGTAGATTTTACCCGAAGCCGCACCGGGACCAGCGGGAAGTCCGGTGGCGATGATGGCGGCCTTCTTGATCTCAGCGAGGTCGAAAACCGGCGCGAGTAACTGATCGAGCTGGTCGGCGGGATTGCGCAGAATGGCGGTTTCCCAGTCGATGAGTTTTTCCTTCACCATGTCGATGGAGAACTTCAGCGCGGCGGCGGCGGTGCGCTTGCCGTTGCGCGTCTGGAGCATGAACAACTTGCCTTCCTGGATGGTGAACTCGACGTCCTGCACGTCCTTGAAATGTTTCTCCAAAGTGGCGCGGACCTTGAGCAATTCCGCGTAGCTCTTCGGCAGCACTTTTTTCAACTTCAGCACGGGTTCCGGGGTGCGGACACCGGCGACGACGTCCTCACCCTGTGCGTTGATGAGAAACTCGCCGTAAAATTCGTTCACGCCGTTGGCCGGGTTGCGGGTAAAGGCAACGCCACTGCCGGAGGTTTCGCCGGTGTTGCCGTAAACCATCGCCTGCACGTTGACCGCCGTTCCCCACTCGCTCGGGATGTTGTATTTGCGGCGGTAAACGATCGCGCGATCATTCATCCAGGAACCGAAAACGGCTCCCGCGGCACCCTTGAGCTGCTCCCAAGGATCGCTTGGGAAGACGCGACCGGTGCGATCTTTCACGAGTTTCTTAAAGCGGCGAACGAGTTCCTGCTGGTCCTCGGCGGTCAGCTCGGAATCCACGATGTCGCGCTCGTATTTCTCGTGTTTGTATTCCTCGATCACGACTTCAAACGGCTCGTGGTCCTCGCCCTCGCGCTTCTGCAAGCCGAGCACGACGTCGCCATACATCTGCACGAAACGGCGATAGCAATCCCAGGCAAATCGCTCGTTGTTCGTCGCCGTGGCGAGTGCGATCACAGTCTCGTCATTCAGACCGAGGTTCAAAATCGTGTCCATCATGCCCGGCATGGAATCGCGGGCGCCGGAACGCACGGCCACGAGCAGCGGGAAGCCTTTGGCGTCGCCAAATTTGTAGCCCATGATTTTTTCCATGTTCGTGATGCCGGCCTCGACCTGGCCCTGCATCTCGGGTGGATAGGTTTTCTTGTTGGCGTAGAAATAGGTGCAAACTTCGGTCGTGATCGTGAAGCCGGGAGGCACCGGGAGTCCGATGCGAGTCATCTCGGCGAGGTTCGCGCCCTTGCCGCCGAGGAGTGGTTTTTGGGAGCCGTCGCCGTCTGCTTTTCCAGCACCCCAAGTGTAAACGTATTTGCCTTTTTTCGCCTTGGTCGGACCGGATTTTTTGGCGGGGCCCGCCTTCCTGGCGACAGTTTTTTTAGAGGCGGGTTTGATGGCTCTCACCGCCTTGGCGGGAGCACTTTTTTTCTTGGTTTTGGTGGGCATAAAATAATGGGATGAAAGGGCCGCCAGACGACGGGGAAAACGAAACTAGCAAAACGCCACTGGGTGTCAACGCTAGCGATTTGACAGCGGAGTTAGAACGCAATCTGCAAACCGGCTGCCGCCAGTTTTCTAGGCATTCGCATGGGTCGCGCTGATCAGCACGTCGCCAAGCATTCCCGTGAATTCCGCGAGGCCGGTGCTCGGGATGATGATCGTATTCCGCCGGCCATGCGCCTCCTCTGTGATCCGCAAAAAGCGTCCCCGTTCGTTCTCGCGATACTCGATAAAAAAATGTTTTCGCTCCACCTGCAACTCGCGCGACGCAATGACGTTATCCATTTGAAACCCTTTGTTAACTACGTTGACCTCGGCGCTATTTGCCACGGAATAACTTTCCGGCCAAGGCTTTTTTCATGCGGGCCCGGCGGCGTTGATCGCATTGATTAACAACCGGAGCCGGCCAAAGTTTCGTCGGTGCGGGGAAAAAATAAGCCGCGGCAAATGCGCCAGCGCCGGTTCATTCGCCTCGATCTCCAGCGCTGGGCCCTGCGTGATATTTTCGCCCTGCAGCAGATCGACAAATTCCTCCTCCATGCGAGTTACAGCCGATTCTGGGATCGCCCGCTGCAGGCGCAGCACGAGCTGGTTGCCGACCCAGCGCGACGAATGGTAGTTGCTGTAAAACTGCACGATTTCATCCACTGCGGCGTCCACATTATCCGTGACGGTGAAGAGATGGAAATCGTCCGCTGAGACGAGTCCCTGCTTCAGCAAATGATTCCGCATAAACTCGACCATGGTCTGCCAGAAGTCGCCACCGGGCTTGTTCACGAGCACGACTGGCAGCAGCCGCGCCTTCCCGGTTTGCATCAAAGTCAGGCACTCAAACGTCTCATCCAGCGTCCCGATTCCGCCCGGAAAACAGGCCAGCGCGTGGGTTTCCTTCACGAAATTCAGCTTCCGGGTGAAGAAATAATTGAAGTTGATCAGCTTGCTGTCGCCCTCGATGAAACGGTTCGCCCGCTGCTCGAAGGGAAGTCGAATGTTCAGCCCGAAACTGTGCTCGCGCCCCGCGCCCTCGTTCGCCGCGCCCATGATTCCGTCGCCGCCGCCGGTGATCACCATGTAACTCCGCTCGGTCATTTTGCGGGCGAAATCGACCGCGCACTGGTAATCCTCCGCCGTCGAGGGCGTGCGGGCCGAGCCGAAGACGGCCACCTTGCGAATGCCGTGATACGGCGCAAACACCTTCGCGGCGTAGCGCAATTCCTTGAGCGAGCGGTTGAAAAGTTTCAGGTCCGCCTCGCTCACTTCCGGGTCAGCCATGCGCAGTGCAGTGCCGATCATTTGCTCGACCAGGCGCGGATTTTTCCCCCCGCCCCAATCCTCGACGATCTGCCGGATGCGGGCGTCGAACTCCGGTTTTCCAGTGGGCAGATTCAAGCGTGGCTGGGGATGGGCAGGATCGTGCAAGTGGCAAACCATTCCTCGTTTTCCAGGAAACGCACGGGAAATTTGCTCCATCGGCGGTGAGTCAAATGCAACTCCGCCCTCCAAAAGTAAAAATGGACCACTCCCGAAGAACTGATAATTTGGTTGCCCATGAAAATCGTCCGCTACGAAACTGCCTCCCGCCAGACCGGCCATGGCGTGCAGCATTCCGACGGCCGCGTTACCCGCATCGCTGGCGACATTTTCGGGAGTTTTCAGGACACGGGCGAAGCGGTGGAAGTCGCCAAGATTCTCGCCCCGGTGGAGCCGACTTCCATTCTTGGCATCGGGCTGAATTACCGGAAACACGCCGAGGAAACCGACGCGCCGTTTCCGAAGTTTCCCATCCTTTTTACGAAGGGACTCGGCGCCACGCAGCACCCAGGCGATCCGATTCTCATCCCCACGCATCTGGCGAGCCATGAGGTGGATTACGAATGCGAGCTGGCCATCGTCATTGGCAAAAAAGCCAAGAACGTCTCCCGCGCAGATGCCTTCGATTACGTCCTCGGCTACACTTGCGCCAACGACGTGAGCGCCCGCGACTGGCAGAAGCAATTCGGCGGCAGCCAATGGTCGCGCGGGAAGTTTTTCGATACGTTTTGTCCGCTCGGCCCGGTGCTGGTGACGACCGACGAGATCCCCGATCCAAACCAGCTCGCGATCCGCACGATTCTCAACGGCGAAGTCGTCCAGGAGTCGCATACGAGCGACATGATTTTCGATGTCCCGGCGTTGATCGAATTTCTCAGCGGCAGCACGACACTTTTCCCCGGCACGGTCATTCTCACCGGCACGCCGAGCGGCGTCGGCATGGCCCGCAAACCCCCGCTCTGGCTGAAACCGGGCGACGAGGTCACCATCGAAATCGAGAACATCGGGAAGCTCACCAACCCGGTAGCCAACGAATAGCCAGCATGAAACTGACGGCCCCTTTGGCCTTATCTGCCGCGCTCTTTCTGGCGACTCTGGTGAACATTTTCGCCACGGAACCGCTCCCGCTGCCCACCAATCAGGTAAGCGTGGAACTCGCCGCGCCGCCGCTCGATGGCACGGTGTCGATCGGAGTTTTCGATGCGTCTAACAAGTGCATCCGCGTGCTCTCGAAAAGCGCCGACTCGGATTCGATTCCGTCCGCGCTCAATGGATTTCTCGTGGTCTGGGACGGGCAAACCGCAGACGGAACGACGGCAGCGAAGGGCACCTACGAGATCCGCGGCGTGACCGTCGGCGATGTCTCGGTGCAGGGAGAGGCCTATCATTTCAACGATTGGATCAATCCCGACAAACCAGCCATCTCGCCCACTTCCACGCAGTTCGTGCGCGTGCTGGAAAACGGCGACTTCGTGGTCTTTCAAAAGCTGGCCAACGGACTCAATCAACTCGCGCGCTACTCGGCGAAAGGCGAGCTGCAATGGAGCACCGCGACTCGGATGCAGCCGGTCGATCTGGTTATCAACGGGCTGAAGGTTTGCCTCGCCAGCGCGAATTATCTCCAGCAATTCGACCTGGAAAAAGGCGCGGTCAGCGAACCCAACAAATCACTGGCTAACATCGCCGCAGTCGCCTCTAACTCGACTGGCCTGCTCGGTATCGTGGATGGCAAGCTGGTCCGATTCGATCCCGCCACTTTGGAGCCCACGCCGCTCGCCGATCTTCCGACTGGAACCAAACTCCTCACCTCGCGCGGCGATATTGTTCTCGTCTCGGACGGCACCAGCGTTTTCCAAAAGACCGGCGACCACTTTGATAAAATTCCGCTCCCGGCACTGGACTCGATCACGCATCTAACATTAGGTCGCGACTCCCATTTCTGGCTCACAACCCAAGGCGCGAGTCTCACCGAATTCGACCTCCAAGGCCAGCCCCTGCGCAGCCTGGAGCCAGAGGGCGAGGACACATTCCTAACCTTCGACGTAAACGCCGCCGACAATCAAATCGCGCTGGTTAGCAGCAAGCTGGATCGCCAGCGTTTCCGCATCCTGCAATGGACCGACAAGCCCACGGCTGATCTCTCCCTCTGGAAAACGAACCTGCAAAAAGACAGCCAGCCCAGCCGCGACTTTGGAATCGACCTCAACATTTTGAAACCCGTCGCCAGCGGCAAGCTGCCCTCTGAGAAAACACCCGCCATTGCCTTGGTCGACAACCCGCTCACGCCCGGCGAAAAAGCCAGTCTGCGAGTCACATGCAACTCGATTGGCAACGAGCTTTGGCTCACGACCGCCGACGGTTTGCCCCTCATCCTGATCGCGCCTGAGCTGACTTCCAATCGAATCGCACTCGTTCGCGGCAAGCGCGCCGGATCGCTCCGCCTCTACGCCGCCGTCCCCGGAGCTGTGGCCGAATTTTCCCTCAGCGGCCTCCAGAACATGATGCAATTTACCAGCGAAAAAATCACCTGGCCACCCGGTCCGCGCCAGGCGGCGGATGAGTCCAACGTCCCGAGCAACGACCCCGCGCCCACTCCTGAAACCAACTAACAAATGTCCGAGATTTCCAAAACGTATGAGCCTCAAGCGATTGAGGAAAAATGGTATGCCGACTGGCTGGCCAAGGGTTGTTTCACTGCCGATCCCGAGTCCACCAAGGAACCTTACTCGATTGTCATTCCGCCGCCGAACGTCACCGGAGTTCTAACATTGGGCCACGTCTTGAACAACACAATTCAGGACATTCTAGCTAGACGAGCGCGGATGTTAGGAAAGGAAGTTCTCTGGCTGCCAGGCACCGATCACGCCGGCATCGCCACGCAAAATGTCGTCGAGAAATCGCTCCGCAAAACCGGGGAAATGAAACATCGCGACGACCTCGGACGCGAGAAGCTGGTCGAGAAAATCTGGCAGTGGAAAGACGAATACGGCGGGAAGATTTTGAAGCAACTCCGCGCGCTCGGAGCGTCGTGTGATTGGAGTCGCACTCGATTCACGATGGACCCGGAATATTCCGCCTGCGTTCAGCGCGTCTTCGTCGATCTCTATCAAAAGGGCCTCATTTACCGCGGCAAACGCATGGTGAACTGGTGTCCGGTCGCGCTCACCGCATTGAGCGATGAAGAGGTGATCATGAAGCCGACGAACGGCTTTCTCTACTACTTCAAAGTCGAGGTCGCTGACGTGCCTAACACGTTCCTAACCATCGCCACGACACGCCCGGAAACCATTCCCGGCGACACGGCAATCGCGGTGAATCCGAACGATGTTAGATACGCGCATCTCATCGGAAAATTTGCGAAGCGTCCGCTGCCATTGGAGAATCAGGCGCTGATCCCGATTGTCGCCGAGGAGAGCATCGACATCGCGTTTGGCACCGGCGTTTTGAAGGTGACTCCCGCGCACGACAAGGCCGACTTCGAGATCGGTCAACGTCATCAACTGGAAACCATCGAGGTTATCGATCCGCGCGGCGTGATGAATGAGCTGGCCGGCACGGACCTGGCCGGGCTGGATCGCTTTGAAGCCCGCAAGATTGCCGTGGAACTCCTCTCAAAACTCGGTCTGCTGGAAAAACAGGAGCCCTATCAAAACAACGTCGGCTACAGCGAACGCGCCGACGTTCCCATCGAGCCGCGCCTGAGCGAGCAATGGTTCTTAAAATATCCGAGCGTGGAGGAATCCCGCGCCGTGGTCGCCGATGGCGCGATGAAGTTCTACCCCGAGCGCTGGGCGAAAGTTTACGATCACTGGCTAGGTGGAATCCAGGATTGGTGCATTTCCCGCCAGCTTTGGTGGGGGCATCGCATCCCTGTTTGGAATCGTGGAGAGGAAGTTTATTGCGGCATGGAGGCTCCCGAAGGCGATGGCTGGGTGCAGGATCCCGACGTTCTCGACACTTGGTTCTCCTCCTGGCTCTGGCCGTTTGCGACGATGGGCTGGCCGGATAAGACTGCAACTCTAGCCAGATTTTATCCGACTACGGATCTCGTCACCGGGCCCGACATCATCTTTTTCTGGGTCGCCCGAATGATCATGGCCGGCTTCGAGTGGATGGGCGAGATGCCGTTCAAAAATGTCTATTTCACCGGCATTATTCGCGACAAGCAGGGCCGAAAAATGTCGAAGTCGCTGGGCAATTCGCCCGATCCGCTCGACATCATCGCCAAGTATGGAGCCGATGCGCTGCGCTTCGGCGTGATGCGTTCCGCGCCGCTCGGGTCCGATGTGATGTTCGACGAGAAAAACGTGGAACTCGGTCGTAATTTTTGCACAAAGCTCTGGAATGCCGCCCGCTTCCGCCAAATGTATGAGGGCGCGAGTGAGGGCGAAATCAACCCCGAGCTTCTGACCAGCGACGACCGCTGGATATTGCTCAAACTCGACTCGGCGATTCGGGAAATTTCCACCGCGCTCGACGAATATCGTTTCAGCGACGCCGCCCAAGGGCTTTATCGGTTTTTCTGGAGCGAATATTGCGATTGGTATCTGGAGTCGAGCAAGGCCGCGCTCGGTCGTGTGCCGTTGCCGACTGAGACGCCGATGTCGCCGGAAGAAGCGGCTGCGGCCTATCCGTTGCGGGCGAACACCCTGGCCGTGATCGATTTCATCCTCGCGCACACACTGCGGCTGATGCATCCCTTTTTGCCCTTCATCACCGAGGAACTCTGGGAAAGCCTCGGCTTCCGCAACGATCTGCCAACGAATCAAGGAGGCGAGACGATCATGTTCGCCCACTGGCCGCAGCCGCTGGGGGACGATTTTACGGTGCATTATGGTCTGATTCCGCTGGCGGAAAAGGCGGCCACCGGCAAATACGACACCGTCCTTGCCGGGCGTAACCTGCGTTCGACTTACAACATCCCGAGCAACAAACGCGTCCGCTTTGTCCTGCAACCCGCCGAGGCCATCGATGCGCACGACGCCGAGGTGCTGAAAATTCTGCTGAACGCCGAGGTGCTCGACATTTCGCCCGATTACGCCGCGCCCCAGGGCACGCCGACGAATCTCACGCCGCTCGGGCATCTTTATCTCCCGCTGGAAGGCCTCGTCGATGTCGCCGCCGAACGCGAACGCCTCGGCAAGGAAATCTCCAAAGTCTCCGACGAACTCGCTAAAGTCCGCGCCAAACTCGCCAACCCCGGTTTCGCCGACAAGGTTCCCGCCGCCGTTCTCGACGAACACCGCCAACGCGAGGCGACTTGGCAGGAAAAACTCTCCCAGCTCGAAAAAATGCAGTCGAGTTTGAGCTAAATCTGGCGTTCATTCCACTCATGAGCGAACTCCAGATCGGCGACAACGCCCCCACCTTCACCGCCATAGCCATCGGAGGCCCCTTCGGAAACGGCCAGACCGTCAGTCTGGCCGACTTCGCCGGGCAAAACGTCGTCCTCTATTTCTATCCCAAGGACGACACGCCCGGCTGCACCACCCAGGCCTGTGGATTGCGCGACGCCTGGGCTGATTTCGCCGACAAGGCCGTCGTCTTCGGCGTCAGCATCGACCCGGTGAAAAGCCACGCGAAATTCATCGAAAAATTTTCCCTCCCCTTCCCGCTCCTGAGCGACACAGAGAAAAAAATCGTCAGC from Chthoniobacterales bacterium harbors:
- a CDS encoding TIGR00730 family Rossman fold protein; its protein translation is MHDPAHPQPRLNLPTGKPEFDARIRQIVEDWGGGKNPRLVEQMIGTALRMADPEVSEADLKLFNRSLKELRYAAKVFAPYHGIRKVAVFGSARTPSTAEDYQCAVDFARKMTERSYMVITGGGDGIMGAANEGAGREHSFGLNIRLPFEQRANRFIEGDSKLINFNYFFTRKLNFVKETHALACFPGGIGTLDETFECLTLMQTGKARLLPVVLVNKPGGDFWQTMVEFMRNHLLKQGLVSADDFHLFTVTDNVDAAVDEIVQFYSNYHSSRWVGNQLVLRLQRAIPESAVTRMEEEFVDLLQGENITQGPALEIEANEPALAHLPRLIFSPHRRNFGRLRLLINAINAAGPA
- a CDS encoding DNA-binding protein — translated: MDNVIASRELQVERKHFFIEYRENERGRFLRITEEAHGRRNTIIIPSTGLAEFTGMLGDVLISATHANA
- the ppdK gene encoding pyruvate, phosphate dikinase, coding for MPTKTKKKSAPAKAVRAIKPASKKTVARKAGPAKKSGPTKAKKGKYVYTWGAGKADGDGSQKPLLGGKGANLAEMTRIGLPVPPGFTITTEVCTYFYANKKTYPPEMQGQVEAGITNMEKIMGYKFGDAKGFPLLVAVRSGARDSMPGMMDTILNLGLNDETVIALATATNNERFAWDCYRRFVQMYGDVVLGLQKREGEDHEPFEVVIEEYKHEKYERDIVDSELTAEDQQELVRRFKKLVKDRTGRVFPSDPWEQLKGAAGAVFGSWMNDRAIVYRRKYNIPSEWGTAVNVQAMVYGNTGETSGSGVAFTRNPANGVNEFYGEFLINAQGEDVVAGVRTPEPVLKLKKVLPKSYAELLKVRATLEKHFKDVQDVEFTIQEGKLFMLQTRNGKRTAAAALKFSIDMVKEKLIDWETAILRNPADQLDQLLAPVFDLAEIKKAAIIATGLPAGPGAASGKIYLNADRAAAAAERGEKVLLVRNETSPEDLRGMIAAEGILTAKGGVSSHAALVARQMGKVCICGASALQIDYDAKTVIASGQTFSEGDFLSIDGTAGTVYAGEIVTSPSEIITGTVSGNKNAQKTEKFRNFQQLMKWTSQATRLAVRTNADTPDQAQIAMAFGATGVGLTRTEHMFFEGDRIDAVREMILAENVEGRRTALAKILPYQREDFIGIFKALKGLPATIRLLDPPLHEFVPHDHQAQAALAEKLGITPEKVASRVASLHEFNPMLGHRGCRLGIAYPEITETQARAIFEAAAEVQKKGIKVKPEVMIPLVGFKKEFDLQAEIVHRVAAEVQKEKKCKLSYQVGTMIEVPRGALTADEIATSAQFFSFGTNDLTQTALGISRDDMGNFLQPYVENEVFKNNPFASLDQTGVGELVKIAIEKGRSTRPDIKLGICGEHGGDPESVKFFHRVGLNYVSCSPYRVPVARLAAAQAAIEEKRAAKKK
- a CDS encoding putative 4-mercaptohistidine N1-methyltransferase produces the protein MNPYETDKLLAEYLLFHYASPEQVIPPGVPEMAFSADFAVRSVSQTLQPDLLSKPARALDLGCAVGRSSFELARHCEEVIGVDFSQRFIAAARAVKESGFAEFNRCEEGHLATALRNFLPSEIKRHRVQFETGDAMHLRPGLGEFDVVHAANLIDRLPEPLRLLRQLPALVKPGGQLILTSPYTWLEEYTPQANWLGGFYQNERAVTTYERLQLELPDFLLLTTQDLPFLIREHARKYQWSIAQATIWVRR
- a CDS encoding fumarylacetoacetate hydrolase family protein, giving the protein MKIVRYETASRQTGHGVQHSDGRVTRIAGDIFGSFQDTGEAVEVAKILAPVEPTSILGIGLNYRKHAEETDAPFPKFPILFTKGLGATQHPGDPILIPTHLASHEVDYECELAIVIGKKAKNVSRADAFDYVLGYTCANDVSARDWQKQFGGSQWSRGKFFDTFCPLGPVLVTTDEIPDPNQLAIRTILNGEVVQESHTSDMIFDVPALIEFLSGSTTLFPGTVILTGTPSGVGMARKPPLWLKPGDEVTIEIENIGKLTNPVANE
- the bcp gene encoding thioredoxin-dependent thiol peroxidase encodes the protein MSELQIGDNAPTFTAIAIGGPFGNGQTVSLADFAGQNVVLYFYPKDDTPGCTTQACGLRDAWADFADKAVVFGVSIDPVKSHAKFIEKFSLPFPLLSDTEKKIVSDYGVWIEKSMYGKKYMGAERSTFVIGPDGKIKAIFRKVQPSEHTDLLLKALA
- a CDS encoding valine--tRNA ligase: MSEISKTYEPQAIEEKWYADWLAKGCFTADPESTKEPYSIVIPPPNVTGVLTLGHVLNNTIQDILARRARMLGKEVLWLPGTDHAGIATQNVVEKSLRKTGEMKHRDDLGREKLVEKIWQWKDEYGGKILKQLRALGASCDWSRTRFTMDPEYSACVQRVFVDLYQKGLIYRGKRMVNWCPVALTALSDEEVIMKPTNGFLYYFKVEVADVPNTFLTIATTRPETIPGDTAIAVNPNDVRYAHLIGKFAKRPLPLENQALIPIVAEESIDIAFGTGVLKVTPAHDKADFEIGQRHQLETIEVIDPRGVMNELAGTDLAGLDRFEARKIAVELLSKLGLLEKQEPYQNNVGYSERADVPIEPRLSEQWFLKYPSVEESRAVVADGAMKFYPERWAKVYDHWLGGIQDWCISRQLWWGHRIPVWNRGEEVYCGMEAPEGDGWVQDPDVLDTWFSSWLWPFATMGWPDKTATLARFYPTTDLVTGPDIIFFWVARMIMAGFEWMGEMPFKNVYFTGIIRDKQGRKMSKSLGNSPDPLDIIAKYGADALRFGVMRSAPLGSDVMFDEKNVELGRNFCTKLWNAARFRQMYEGASEGEINPELLTSDDRWILLKLDSAIREISTALDEYRFSDAAQGLYRFFWSEYCDWYLESSKAALGRVPLPTETPMSPEEAAAAYPLRANTLAVIDFILAHTLRLMHPFLPFITEELWESLGFRNDLPTNQGGETIMFAHWPQPLGDDFTVHYGLIPLAEKAATGKYDTVLAGRNLRSTYNIPSNKRVRFVLQPAEAIDAHDAEVLKILLNAEVLDISPDYAAPQGTPTNLTPLGHLYLPLEGLVDVAAERERLGKEISKVSDELAKVRAKLANPGFADKVPAAVLDEHRQREATWQEKLSQLEKMQSSLS